The following proteins are encoded in a genomic region of Pseudorca crassidens isolate mPseCra1 chromosome 1, mPseCra1.hap1, whole genome shotgun sequence:
- the SALL2 gene encoding sal-like protein 2 isoform X6, whose amino-acid sequence MSRRKQRKPQQLISDCEGPSASENGDASEEDHPQVCAKCCAQFTDPAEFLAHQNACSPDPPVMVIIGGQENPNNSSTSSEPRPEGHSSPQVMEAEQSNPSDSGSSVPTDPTWGPERRGEESSGHFLVAATGTAAGGGGGLILASPKLGATPLPPESTPAPPPPPPPPPPPGVGSGHLNIPLILEELRVLQQRQIHQMQMTEQICRQVLLLGSLGQTVGTPSSPSELPGTAAVSSTKPLLPLFSPIKPVQTGKTLAPSSTSSSSGAETPKQAFFHLYHPLGSQHPFAAGGVGRSHKPTPAPSPALPGSTDQLIASPHLAFPGTTGLLAAQCLGAARGLEATASPGLLKPKNGGGELGYGELMGPLEKPGGRHKCRFCAKVFGSDSALQIHLRSHTGERPYKCNVCGNRFTTRGNLKVHFHRHREKYPHVQMNPHPVPEHLDYVITSSGLPYGMSVPPEKAEEEAAMPGGGVERKPLVASTTALSATESLTLLSTGAGTATAPALPAFNKFVLMKAVEPKSKADENTPPGSEGSAIAGVAESGTATRMQLSKLVTSLPSWALLTNHFKSTGSFPFPYVLEPLGASPSETSKLQQLVEKIDRQGAVAVASTASGASTTSAPATSSSASSGPNQCVICLRVLSCPRALRLHYGQHGGERPFKCKVCGRAFSTRGNLRAHFVGHKASPAARAQNSCPICQKKFTNAVTLQQHVRMHLGGQIPNGGTTLPEGGGTAQENGPEQSAVSGAGSFPQQPSQQPSPEEELSEEEEEDEEEEEDVTDEDSLAGRGSESGGEKAISVRGDSEEASGAEEEVGTVVAVATAGKEMDSNEKTIQQPSLPPPPPPDSLDRTQPVEQGGSDVAGGTEEGGKPERSASPVSALALEGEGSSPTLVEELSLQEAMRKEPGESSSRKACEVCGQTFPTQAALEEHQKTHPKEGPLFTCVFCRQGFLERATLKKHMLLAHHQNQDTALLSSDLPTRPQISSSISISISTTPSGPTPPVLFGPGTVAEKLPPAMGSREAKEKRFPPPFLLASGIQDSA is encoded by the exons gtgatgctagCGAGGAGGACCACCCCCAAGTCTGTGCCAAGTGCTGCGCACAATTCACTGACCCAGCCGAATTCCTCGCCCACCAGAATGCATGTTCTCCTGACCCCCCTGTAATGGTGATAATTGGGGGCCAGGAGAACCCCAACAACTCTTCGACCTCTTCTGAACCCCGGCCTGAGGGCCACAGCAGTCCCCAGGTCATGGAGGCCGAGCAGAGCAACCCGTCGGATTCCGGGTCCTCTGTACCCACAGATCCCACCTGGGGCCCAGAGCGGAGGGGAGAGGAGTCTTCGGGGCACTTTCTCGTAGCTGCTACAGGTACAGcagctgggggaggtgggggcctGATCTTGGCCAGCCCTAAGCTAGGAGCAACTCCATTACCTCCAGAATCCACTCctgcaccaccaccccctccacctcctcctccgcccCCAGGTGTAGGCAGCGGCCACTTGAACATCCCTCTGATCTTGGAAGAGCTCCGGGTACTGCAGCAGCGGCAGATCCATCAGATGCAGATGACTGAGCAAATCTGCCGGCAGGTGCTGCTGCTTGGCTCCTTAGGCCAGACAGTGGGCACCCCTTCCAGCCCCTCCGAGTTACCTGGGACAGCCGCCGTCTCCTCCACCAAGCCTTTGCTCCCCCTCTTCAGCCCCATCAAGCCTGTCCAAACTGGCAAGACACTGGCgccttcctccacctcctcttcctcagGGGCGGAAACACCCAAGCAGGCTTTCTTCCACCTTTATCATCCCCTGGGGTCACAGCACCCTTTTGCTGCCGGAGGGGTCGGGCGAAGCCACaaacccacccctgccccctccccggccctgcCAGGCAGCACAGATCAGCTGATTGCCTCGCCTCATCTGGCATTCCCAGGCACCACGGGACTACTGGCAGCACAGTGTCTTGGGGCAGCCCGGGGCCTCGAGGCTACTGCCTCCCCAGGGCTCCTGAAGCCAAAGAATGGAGGTGGTGAGCTGGGCTATGGGGAATTGATGGGTCCCTTGGAGAAGCCTGGTGGACGGCACAAATGCCGCTTCTGTGCCAAAGTATTTGGCAGTGACAGTGCCCTGCAGATCCACCTGCGTTCCCACACAGGTGAGAGGCCCTATAAGTGTAATGTCTGTGGCAACCGCTTTACCACGCGTGGCAACCTCAAAGTGCATTTCCACCGGCATCGGGAGAAGTACCCGCACGTGCAGATGAACCCTCACCCGGTACCAGAGCATCTGGACTACGTCATCACCAGCAGCGGCCTGCCCTATGGTATGTCCGTGCCACCAGAGAAGGCCGAGGAGGAGGCGGCCATGCCAGGTGGTGGTGTGGAACGCAAGCCTCTGGTGGCCTCCACCACGGCACTCAGTGCCACAGAGAGCCTGACGCTGCTCTCCACCGGGGCAGGCACAGCCACGGCTCCTGCGCTCCCTGCTTTCAATAAGTTCGTGCTCATGAAAGCGGTAGAGCCAAAGAGTAAAGCTGATGAAAACACCCCACCCGGGAGCGAGGGCTCAGCCATCGCCGGGGTGGCGGAAAGTGGCACAGCAACCCGCATGCAGCTAAGTAAGCTGGTGACTTCACTACCCAGCTGGGCCCTGCTTACCAACCACTTTAAGTCCACTGGTAGCTTCCCCTTTCCTTATGTGCTAGAGCCCTTGGGGGCTTCACCCTCCGAGACCTCCAAGCTGCAGCAACTGGTAGAGAAGATTGACCGTCAAGGAGCCGTGGCAGTGGCCTCTACTGCTTCGGGAGCCTCCACAACCTCTGCCCCTGCAACTTCATCCTCAGCCTCATCGGGACCTAACCAGTGTGTCATTTGCCTTCGGGTGCTGAGCTGTCCTCGAGCGCTGCGCCTGCATTACGGCCAACATGGAGGTGAGCGGCCCTTTAAATGCAAAGTGTGTGGCAGAGCTTTCTCTACCCGGGGCAACCTGCGTGCACATTTCGTGGGCCACAAGGCTAGTCCAGCTGCCCGGGCCCAGAACTCCTGCCCCATTTGCCAGAAGAAGTTCACCAATGCTGTTACTCTGCAGCAGCATGTTCGGATGCACCTGGGGGGCCAGATCCCCAACGGTGGTACCACGCTCCCTGAAGGTGGGGGAACTGCCCAGGAGAACGGCCCTGAGCAGTCTGCAGTCTCAGGGGCGGGGAGCTTCCCCCAGCAGCCATCCCAGCAGCCATCCCCAGAAGAGGAGTTGTccgaagaggaagaagaggacgaagaagaagaggaagacgtGACTGATGAAGATTCCCTGGCAGGGAGAGGCTCCGAGAGTGGAGGTGAGAAGGCGATATCAGTGCGTGGTGATTCAGAAGAGGCCTCCggggcagaggaggaagtggGAACTGTGGTGGCAGTGGCCACAGCTGGGAAGGAGATGGACAGTAATGAGAAAACGATTCAACAGCCTtctctgccgccgccgccgccgcctgacAGCCTGGATCGAACGCAGCCAGTGGAGCAGGGCGGCAGTGATGTTGCAGGAGGCACAGAAGAGGGGGGCAAACCGGAGAGGAGCGCCAGCCCCGTGTCAGCGTTGGCCCTAGAAGGGGAAGGCAGCAGCCCCACCTTGGTGGAGGAGCTGAGCCTGCAGGAAGCGATGAGAAAGGAGCCCGGAGAGAGCAGTAGCAGAAAGGCCTGTGAGGTGTGTGGCCAGACCTTTCCCACCCAGGCAGCTCTGGAGGAGCATCAGAAGACCCACCCCAAGGAGGGGCCGCTCTTCACTTGTGTTTTCTGCAGGCAGGGCTTTCTCGAACGGGCTACCCTCAAGAAGCATATGCTGCTGGCTCACCACCA AAACCAGGACACGGCTTTACTGTCAAGTGACCTGCCCACCAGGCCCCAGATTTCcagctccatctccatctccatctccactaCCCCTTCAGGCCCCACACCACCAGTGCTGTTTGGCCCAGGAACTGTGGCTGAGAAGTTGCCTCCAGCAATGGGATCCAGAGAAGCCAAGGAAAAGAGATTCCCCCCTCCTTTTCTTTTGGCCTCTGGCATCCAAGACAGTGCCTGA
- the SALL2 gene encoding sal-like protein 2 isoform X4 → MVIIGGQENPNNSSTSSEPRPEGHSSPQVMEAEQSNPSDSGSSVPTDPTWGPERRGEESSGHFLVAATGTAAGGGGGLILASPKLGATPLPPESTPAPPPPPPPPPPPGVGSGHLNIPLILEELRVLQQRQIHQMQMTEQICRQVLLLGSLGQTVGTPSSPSELPGTAAVSSTKPLLPLFSPIKPVQTGKTLAPSSTSSSSGAETPKQAFFHLYHPLGSQHPFAAGGVGRSHKPTPAPSPALPGSTDQLIASPHLAFPGTTGLLAAQCLGAARGLEATASPGLLKPKNGGGELGYGELMGPLEKPGGRHKCRFCAKVFGSDSALQIHLRSHTGERPYKCNVCGNRFTTRGNLKVHFHRHREKYPHVQMNPHPVPEHLDYVITSSGLPYGMSVPPEKAEEEAAMPGGGVERKPLVASTTALSATESLTLLSTGAGTATAPALPAFNKFVLMKAVEPKSKADENTPPGSEGSAIAGVAESGTATRMQLSKLVTSLPSWALLTNHFKSTGSFPFPYVLEPLGASPSETSKLQQLVEKIDRQGAVAVASTASGASTTSAPATSSSASSGPNQCVICLRVLSCPRALRLHYGQHGGERPFKCKVCGRAFSTRGNLRAHFVGHKASPAARAQNSCPICQKKFTNAVTLQQHVRMHLGGQIPNGGTTLPEGGGTAQENGPEQSAVSGAGSFPQQPSQQPSPEEELSEEEEEDEEEEEDVTDEDSLAGRGSESGGEKAISVRGDSEEASGAEEEVGTVVAVATAGKEMDSNEKTIQQPSLPPPPPPDSLDRTQPVEQGGSDVAGGTEEGGKPERSASPVSALALEGEGSSPTLVEELSLQEAMRKEPGESSSRKACEVCGQTFPTQAALEEHQKTHPKEGPLFTCVFCRQGFLERATLKKHMLLAHHQVQPFAPHGPQNIAALSLVPGCSSSITSPGLSPFPRKDDPTIP, encoded by the coding sequence ATGGTGATAATTGGGGGCCAGGAGAACCCCAACAACTCTTCGACCTCTTCTGAACCCCGGCCTGAGGGCCACAGCAGTCCCCAGGTCATGGAGGCCGAGCAGAGCAACCCGTCGGATTCCGGGTCCTCTGTACCCACAGATCCCACCTGGGGCCCAGAGCGGAGGGGAGAGGAGTCTTCGGGGCACTTTCTCGTAGCTGCTACAGGTACAGcagctgggggaggtgggggcctGATCTTGGCCAGCCCTAAGCTAGGAGCAACTCCATTACCTCCAGAATCCACTCctgcaccaccaccccctccacctcctcctccgcccCCAGGTGTAGGCAGCGGCCACTTGAACATCCCTCTGATCTTGGAAGAGCTCCGGGTACTGCAGCAGCGGCAGATCCATCAGATGCAGATGACTGAGCAAATCTGCCGGCAGGTGCTGCTGCTTGGCTCCTTAGGCCAGACAGTGGGCACCCCTTCCAGCCCCTCCGAGTTACCTGGGACAGCCGCCGTCTCCTCCACCAAGCCTTTGCTCCCCCTCTTCAGCCCCATCAAGCCTGTCCAAACTGGCAAGACACTGGCgccttcctccacctcctcttcctcagGGGCGGAAACACCCAAGCAGGCTTTCTTCCACCTTTATCATCCCCTGGGGTCACAGCACCCTTTTGCTGCCGGAGGGGTCGGGCGAAGCCACaaacccacccctgccccctccccggccctgcCAGGCAGCACAGATCAGCTGATTGCCTCGCCTCATCTGGCATTCCCAGGCACCACGGGACTACTGGCAGCACAGTGTCTTGGGGCAGCCCGGGGCCTCGAGGCTACTGCCTCCCCAGGGCTCCTGAAGCCAAAGAATGGAGGTGGTGAGCTGGGCTATGGGGAATTGATGGGTCCCTTGGAGAAGCCTGGTGGACGGCACAAATGCCGCTTCTGTGCCAAAGTATTTGGCAGTGACAGTGCCCTGCAGATCCACCTGCGTTCCCACACAGGTGAGAGGCCCTATAAGTGTAATGTCTGTGGCAACCGCTTTACCACGCGTGGCAACCTCAAAGTGCATTTCCACCGGCATCGGGAGAAGTACCCGCACGTGCAGATGAACCCTCACCCGGTACCAGAGCATCTGGACTACGTCATCACCAGCAGCGGCCTGCCCTATGGTATGTCCGTGCCACCAGAGAAGGCCGAGGAGGAGGCGGCCATGCCAGGTGGTGGTGTGGAACGCAAGCCTCTGGTGGCCTCCACCACGGCACTCAGTGCCACAGAGAGCCTGACGCTGCTCTCCACCGGGGCAGGCACAGCCACGGCTCCTGCGCTCCCTGCTTTCAATAAGTTCGTGCTCATGAAAGCGGTAGAGCCAAAGAGTAAAGCTGATGAAAACACCCCACCCGGGAGCGAGGGCTCAGCCATCGCCGGGGTGGCGGAAAGTGGCACAGCAACCCGCATGCAGCTAAGTAAGCTGGTGACTTCACTACCCAGCTGGGCCCTGCTTACCAACCACTTTAAGTCCACTGGTAGCTTCCCCTTTCCTTATGTGCTAGAGCCCTTGGGGGCTTCACCCTCCGAGACCTCCAAGCTGCAGCAACTGGTAGAGAAGATTGACCGTCAAGGAGCCGTGGCAGTGGCCTCTACTGCTTCGGGAGCCTCCACAACCTCTGCCCCTGCAACTTCATCCTCAGCCTCATCGGGACCTAACCAGTGTGTCATTTGCCTTCGGGTGCTGAGCTGTCCTCGAGCGCTGCGCCTGCATTACGGCCAACATGGAGGTGAGCGGCCCTTTAAATGCAAAGTGTGTGGCAGAGCTTTCTCTACCCGGGGCAACCTGCGTGCACATTTCGTGGGCCACAAGGCTAGTCCAGCTGCCCGGGCCCAGAACTCCTGCCCCATTTGCCAGAAGAAGTTCACCAATGCTGTTACTCTGCAGCAGCATGTTCGGATGCACCTGGGGGGCCAGATCCCCAACGGTGGTACCACGCTCCCTGAAGGTGGGGGAACTGCCCAGGAGAACGGCCCTGAGCAGTCTGCAGTCTCAGGGGCGGGGAGCTTCCCCCAGCAGCCATCCCAGCAGCCATCCCCAGAAGAGGAGTTGTccgaagaggaagaagaggacgaagaagaagaggaagacgtGACTGATGAAGATTCCCTGGCAGGGAGAGGCTCCGAGAGTGGAGGTGAGAAGGCGATATCAGTGCGTGGTGATTCAGAAGAGGCCTCCggggcagaggaggaagtggGAACTGTGGTGGCAGTGGCCACAGCTGGGAAGGAGATGGACAGTAATGAGAAAACGATTCAACAGCCTtctctgccgccgccgccgccgcctgacAGCCTGGATCGAACGCAGCCAGTGGAGCAGGGCGGCAGTGATGTTGCAGGAGGCACAGAAGAGGGGGGCAAACCGGAGAGGAGCGCCAGCCCCGTGTCAGCGTTGGCCCTAGAAGGGGAAGGCAGCAGCCCCACCTTGGTGGAGGAGCTGAGCCTGCAGGAAGCGATGAGAAAGGAGCCCGGAGAGAGCAGTAGCAGAAAGGCCTGTGAGGTGTGTGGCCAGACCTTTCCCACCCAGGCAGCTCTGGAGGAGCATCAGAAGACCCACCCCAAGGAGGGGCCGCTCTTCACTTGTGTTTTCTGCAGGCAGGGCTTTCTCGAACGGGCTACCCTCAAGAAGCATATGCTGCTGGCTCACCACCAGGTACAGCCCTTTGCCCCCCACGGCCCTCAGAATATTGCTGCTCTTTCCTTGGTCCCTGGCTGCTCATCCTCCATCACTTCCCCAGGGCTCTCCCCCTTTCCCCGAAAAGATGACCCCACGATCCCATGA
- the SALL2 gene encoding sal-like protein 2 isoform X5 — protein sequence MSRRKQRKPQQLISDCEGPSASENGDASEEDHPQVCAKCCAQFTDPAEFLAHQNACSPDPPVMVIIGGQENPNNSSTSSEPRPEGHSSPQVMEAEQSNPSDSGSSVPTDPTWGPERRGEESSGHFLVAATGTAAGGGGGLILASPKLGATPLPPESTPAPPPPPPPPPPPGVGSGHLNIPLILEELRVLQQRQIHQMQMTEQICRQVLLLGSLGQTVGTPSSPSELPGTAAVSSTKPLLPLFSPIKPVQTGKTLAPSSTSSSSGAETPKQAFFHLYHPLGSQHPFAAGGVGRSHKPTPAPSPALPGSTDQLIASPHLAFPGTTGLLAAQCLGAARGLEATASPGLLKPKNGGGELGYGELMGPLEKPGGRHKCRFCAKVFGSDSALQIHLRSHTGERPYKCNVCGNRFTTRGNLKVHFHRHREKYPHVQMNPHPVPEHLDYVITSSGLPYGMSVPPEKAEEEAAMPGGGVERKPLVASTTALSATESLTLLSTGAGTATAPALPAFNKFVLMKAVEPKSKADENTPPGSEGSAIAGVAESGTATRMQLSKLVTSLPSWALLTNHFKSTGSFPFPYVLEPLGASPSETSKLQQLVEKIDRQGAVAVASTASGASTTSAPATSSSASSGPNQCVICLRVLSCPRALRLHYGQHGGERPFKCKVCGRAFSTRGNLRAHFVGHKASPAARAQNSCPICQKKFTNAVTLQQHVRMHLGGQIPNGGTTLPEGGGTAQENGPEQSAVSGAGSFPQQPSQQPSPEEELSEEEEEDEEEEEDVTDEDSLAGRGSESGAFSAAAAAA from the exons gtgatgctagCGAGGAGGACCACCCCCAAGTCTGTGCCAAGTGCTGCGCACAATTCACTGACCCAGCCGAATTCCTCGCCCACCAGAATGCATGTTCTCCTGACCCCCCTGTAATGGTGATAATTGGGGGCCAGGAGAACCCCAACAACTCTTCGACCTCTTCTGAACCCCGGCCTGAGGGCCACAGCAGTCCCCAGGTCATGGAGGCCGAGCAGAGCAACCCGTCGGATTCCGGGTCCTCTGTACCCACAGATCCCACCTGGGGCCCAGAGCGGAGGGGAGAGGAGTCTTCGGGGCACTTTCTCGTAGCTGCTACAGGTACAGcagctgggggaggtgggggcctGATCTTGGCCAGCCCTAAGCTAGGAGCAACTCCATTACCTCCAGAATCCACTCctgcaccaccaccccctccacctcctcctccgcccCCAGGTGTAGGCAGCGGCCACTTGAACATCCCTCTGATCTTGGAAGAGCTCCGGGTACTGCAGCAGCGGCAGATCCATCAGATGCAGATGACTGAGCAAATCTGCCGGCAGGTGCTGCTGCTTGGCTCCTTAGGCCAGACAGTGGGCACCCCTTCCAGCCCCTCCGAGTTACCTGGGACAGCCGCCGTCTCCTCCACCAAGCCTTTGCTCCCCCTCTTCAGCCCCATCAAGCCTGTCCAAACTGGCAAGACACTGGCgccttcctccacctcctcttcctcagGGGCGGAAACACCCAAGCAGGCTTTCTTCCACCTTTATCATCCCCTGGGGTCACAGCACCCTTTTGCTGCCGGAGGGGTCGGGCGAAGCCACaaacccacccctgccccctccccggccctgcCAGGCAGCACAGATCAGCTGATTGCCTCGCCTCATCTGGCATTCCCAGGCACCACGGGACTACTGGCAGCACAGTGTCTTGGGGCAGCCCGGGGCCTCGAGGCTACTGCCTCCCCAGGGCTCCTGAAGCCAAAGAATGGAGGTGGTGAGCTGGGCTATGGGGAATTGATGGGTCCCTTGGAGAAGCCTGGTGGACGGCACAAATGCCGCTTCTGTGCCAAAGTATTTGGCAGTGACAGTGCCCTGCAGATCCACCTGCGTTCCCACACAGGTGAGAGGCCCTATAAGTGTAATGTCTGTGGCAACCGCTTTACCACGCGTGGCAACCTCAAAGTGCATTTCCACCGGCATCGGGAGAAGTACCCGCACGTGCAGATGAACCCTCACCCGGTACCAGAGCATCTGGACTACGTCATCACCAGCAGCGGCCTGCCCTATGGTATGTCCGTGCCACCAGAGAAGGCCGAGGAGGAGGCGGCCATGCCAGGTGGTGGTGTGGAACGCAAGCCTCTGGTGGCCTCCACCACGGCACTCAGTGCCACAGAGAGCCTGACGCTGCTCTCCACCGGGGCAGGCACAGCCACGGCTCCTGCGCTCCCTGCTTTCAATAAGTTCGTGCTCATGAAAGCGGTAGAGCCAAAGAGTAAAGCTGATGAAAACACCCCACCCGGGAGCGAGGGCTCAGCCATCGCCGGGGTGGCGGAAAGTGGCACAGCAACCCGCATGCAGCTAAGTAAGCTGGTGACTTCACTACCCAGCTGGGCCCTGCTTACCAACCACTTTAAGTCCACTGGTAGCTTCCCCTTTCCTTATGTGCTAGAGCCCTTGGGGGCTTCACCCTCCGAGACCTCCAAGCTGCAGCAACTGGTAGAGAAGATTGACCGTCAAGGAGCCGTGGCAGTGGCCTCTACTGCTTCGGGAGCCTCCACAACCTCTGCCCCTGCAACTTCATCCTCAGCCTCATCGGGACCTAACCAGTGTGTCATTTGCCTTCGGGTGCTGAGCTGTCCTCGAGCGCTGCGCCTGCATTACGGCCAACATGGAGGTGAGCGGCCCTTTAAATGCAAAGTGTGTGGCAGAGCTTTCTCTACCCGGGGCAACCTGCGTGCACATTTCGTGGGCCACAAGGCTAGTCCAGCTGCCCGGGCCCAGAACTCCTGCCCCATTTGCCAGAAGAAGTTCACCAATGCTGTTACTCTGCAGCAGCATGTTCGGATGCACCTGGGGGGCCAGATCCCCAACGGTGGTACCACGCTCCCTGAAGGTGGGGGAACTGCCCAGGAGAACGGCCCTGAGCAGTCTGCAGTCTCAGGGGCGGGGAGCTTCCCCCAGCAGCCATCCCAGCAGCCATCCCCAGAAGAGGAGTTGTccgaagaggaagaagaggacgaagaagaagaggaagacgtGACTGATGAAGATTCCCTGGCAGGGAGAGGCTCCGAGAGTGGAG CCTtctctgccgccgccgccgccgcctga
- the SALL2 gene encoding sal-like protein 2 isoform X3 — translation MSRRKQRKPQQLISDCEGPSASENGDASEEDHPQVCAKCCAQFTDPAEFLAHQNACSPDPPVMVIIGGQENPNNSSTSSEPRPEGHSSPQVMEAEQSNPSDSGSSVPTDPTWGPERRGEESSGHFLVAATGVGSGHLNIPLILEELRVLQQRQIHQMQMTEQICRQVLLLGSLGQTVGTPSSPSELPGTAAVSSTKPLLPLFSPIKPVQTGKTLAPSSTSSSSGAETPKQAFFHLYHPLGSQHPFAAGGVGRSHKPTPAPSPALPGSTDQLIASPHLAFPGTTGLLAAQCLGAARGLEATASPGLLKPKNGGGELGYGELMGPLEKPGGRHKCRFCAKVFGSDSALQIHLRSHTGERPYKCNVCGNRFTTRGNLKVHFHRHREKYPHVQMNPHPVPEHLDYVITSSGLPYGMSVPPEKAEEEAAMPGGGVERKPLVASTTALSATESLTLLSTGAGTATAPALPAFNKFVLMKAVEPKSKADENTPPGSEGSAIAGVAESGTATRMQLSKLVTSLPSWALLTNHFKSTGSFPFPYVLEPLGASPSETSKLQQLVEKIDRQGAVAVASTASGASTTSAPATSSSASSGPNQCVICLRVLSCPRALRLHYGQHGGERPFKCKVCGRAFSTRGNLRAHFVGHKASPAARAQNSCPICQKKFTNAVTLQQHVRMHLGGQIPNGGTTLPEGGGTAQENGPEQSAVSGAGSFPQQPSQQPSPEEELSEEEEEDEEEEEDVTDEDSLAGRGSESGGEKAISVRGDSEEASGAEEEVGTVVAVATAGKEMDSNEKTIQQPSLPPPPPPDSLDRTQPVEQGGSDVAGGTEEGGKPERSASPVSALALEGEGSSPTLVEELSLQEAMRKEPGESSSRKACEVCGQTFPTQAALEEHQKTHPKEGPLFTCVFCRQGFLERATLKKHMLLAHHQVQPFAPHGPQNIAALSLVPGCSSSITSPGLSPFPRKDDPTIP, via the exons gtgatgctagCGAGGAGGACCACCCCCAAGTCTGTGCCAAGTGCTGCGCACAATTCACTGACCCAGCCGAATTCCTCGCCCACCAGAATGCATGTTCTCCTGACCCCCCTGTAATGGTGATAATTGGGGGCCAGGAGAACCCCAACAACTCTTCGACCTCTTCTGAACCCCGGCCTGAGGGCCACAGCAGTCCCCAGGTCATGGAGGCCGAGCAGAGCAACCCGTCGGATTCCGGGTCCTCTGTACCCACAGATCCCACCTGGGGCCCAGAGCGGAGGGGAGAGGAGTCTTCGGGGCACTTTCTCGTAGCTGCTACAG GTGTAGGCAGCGGCCACTTGAACATCCCTCTGATCTTGGAAGAGCTCCGGGTACTGCAGCAGCGGCAGATCCATCAGATGCAGATGACTGAGCAAATCTGCCGGCAGGTGCTGCTGCTTGGCTCCTTAGGCCAGACAGTGGGCACCCCTTCCAGCCCCTCCGAGTTACCTGGGACAGCCGCCGTCTCCTCCACCAAGCCTTTGCTCCCCCTCTTCAGCCCCATCAAGCCTGTCCAAACTGGCAAGACACTGGCgccttcctccacctcctcttcctcagGGGCGGAAACACCCAAGCAGGCTTTCTTCCACCTTTATCATCCCCTGGGGTCACAGCACCCTTTTGCTGCCGGAGGGGTCGGGCGAAGCCACaaacccacccctgccccctccccggccctgcCAGGCAGCACAGATCAGCTGATTGCCTCGCCTCATCTGGCATTCCCAGGCACCACGGGACTACTGGCAGCACAGTGTCTTGGGGCAGCCCGGGGCCTCGAGGCTACTGCCTCCCCAGGGCTCCTGAAGCCAAAGAATGGAGGTGGTGAGCTGGGCTATGGGGAATTGATGGGTCCCTTGGAGAAGCCTGGTGGACGGCACAAATGCCGCTTCTGTGCCAAAGTATTTGGCAGTGACAGTGCCCTGCAGATCCACCTGCGTTCCCACACAGGTGAGAGGCCCTATAAGTGTAATGTCTGTGGCAACCGCTTTACCACGCGTGGCAACCTCAAAGTGCATTTCCACCGGCATCGGGAGAAGTACCCGCACGTGCAGATGAACCCTCACCCGGTACCAGAGCATCTGGACTACGTCATCACCAGCAGCGGCCTGCCCTATGGTATGTCCGTGCCACCAGAGAAGGCCGAGGAGGAGGCGGCCATGCCAGGTGGTGGTGTGGAACGCAAGCCTCTGGTGGCCTCCACCACGGCACTCAGTGCCACAGAGAGCCTGACGCTGCTCTCCACCGGGGCAGGCACAGCCACGGCTCCTGCGCTCCCTGCTTTCAATAAGTTCGTGCTCATGAAAGCGGTAGAGCCAAAGAGTAAAGCTGATGAAAACACCCCACCCGGGAGCGAGGGCTCAGCCATCGCCGGGGTGGCGGAAAGTGGCACAGCAACCCGCATGCAGCTAAGTAAGCTGGTGACTTCACTACCCAGCTGGGCCCTGCTTACCAACCACTTTAAGTCCACTGGTAGCTTCCCCTTTCCTTATGTGCTAGAGCCCTTGGGGGCTTCACCCTCCGAGACCTCCAAGCTGCAGCAACTGGTAGAGAAGATTGACCGTCAAGGAGCCGTGGCAGTGGCCTCTACTGCTTCGGGAGCCTCCACAACCTCTGCCCCTGCAACTTCATCCTCAGCCTCATCGGGACCTAACCAGTGTGTCATTTGCCTTCGGGTGCTGAGCTGTCCTCGAGCGCTGCGCCTGCATTACGGCCAACATGGAGGTGAGCGGCCCTTTAAATGCAAAGTGTGTGGCAGAGCTTTCTCTACCCGGGGCAACCTGCGTGCACATTTCGTGGGCCACAAGGCTAGTCCAGCTGCCCGGGCCCAGAACTCCTGCCCCATTTGCCAGAAGAAGTTCACCAATGCTGTTACTCTGCAGCAGCATGTTCGGATGCACCTGGGGGGCCAGATCCCCAACGGTGGTACCACGCTCCCTGAAGGTGGGGGAACTGCCCAGGAGAACGGCCCTGAGCAGTCTGCAGTCTCAGGGGCGGGGAGCTTCCCCCAGCAGCCATCCCAGCAGCCATCCCCAGAAGAGGAGTTGTccgaagaggaagaagaggacgaagaagaagaggaagacgtGACTGATGAAGATTCCCTGGCAGGGAGAGGCTCCGAGAGTGGAGGTGAGAAGGCGATATCAGTGCGTGGTGATTCAGAAGAGGCCTCCggggcagaggaggaagtggGAACTGTGGTGGCAGTGGCCACAGCTGGGAAGGAGATGGACAGTAATGAGAAAACGATTCAACAGCCTtctctgccgccgccgccgccgcctgacAGCCTGGATCGAACGCAGCCAGTGGAGCAGGGCGGCAGTGATGTTGCAGGAGGCACAGAAGAGGGGGGCAAACCGGAGAGGAGCGCCAGCCCCGTGTCAGCGTTGGCCCTAGAAGGGGAAGGCAGCAGCCCCACCTTGGTGGAGGAGCTGAGCCTGCAGGAAGCGATGAGAAAGGAGCCCGGAGAGAGCAGTAGCAGAAAGGCCTGTGAGGTGTGTGGCCAGACCTTTCCCACCCAGGCAGCTCTGGAGGAGCATCAGAAGACCCACCCCAAGGAGGGGCCGCTCTTCACTTGTGTTTTCTGCAGGCAGGGCTTTCTCGAACGGGCTACCCTCAAGAAGCATATGCTGCTGGCTCACCACCAGGTACAGCCCTTTGCCCCCCACGGCCCTCAGAATATTGCTGCTCTTTCCTTGGTCCCTGGCTGCTCATCCTCCATCACTTCCCCAGGGCTCTCCCCCTTTCCCCGAAAAGATGACCCCACGATCCCATGA